One Sodalinema gerasimenkoae IPPAS B-353 DNA segment encodes these proteins:
- a CDS encoding ABC transporter ATP-binding protein: protein MDDLAISVHNVSKCFRRYQHPTDRLKELLFPSKKQYAEFWALRNVSLEVPRGQTLGIVGRNGSGKSTLLQIIVGTLMPTSGNLQVNGRISALLELGSGFNPEFTGRQNVFFSGQLLGLTKPEIEERFDDIASFADIGDFIDQPAKTYSSGMFVRLAFAVATSVDPDILVVDEALAVGDEAFQRRCFSRIAALQSQGSTTLFVSHSASKVVELCDRALLLDHGEALLAHEPKFTIDRYHKLIYAPPERLESFREEIRNTPDLPPDLPETPTPEPSPSTSASGEVGLSPLDEDFYDPNLVPKNTISYIPRGAKILNPHIETPDGRMVNHITGRQEYVYTYHVTFYKTAYRVRFGMLVKTVSGLELGGASFTAASQEIERVDPNTTIEVRFDFRCLLNPGAYFLNAGVSGTVEGQFTYLARGIDIAMFRVRPEQDSFASGIVDLLVDPHLNLLTDESVPRPGEAFPSDSARVESL, encoded by the coding sequence ATGGACGATCTGGCTATTTCCGTTCACAATGTCTCGAAATGTTTTCGGCGATATCAACATCCCACCGATCGCCTGAAAGAACTCCTATTTCCCAGTAAAAAGCAATATGCGGAGTTTTGGGCCTTACGAAATGTCAGTCTGGAAGTCCCCAGGGGACAAACTCTAGGGATTGTGGGGCGTAATGGTTCGGGGAAAAGTACTCTGCTTCAGATTATTGTGGGGACGTTAATGCCCACATCGGGAAATTTACAGGTGAATGGCCGCATCTCGGCCCTGTTGGAACTCGGAAGTGGCTTTAACCCGGAGTTCACGGGCCGTCAGAATGTCTTTTTTAGTGGGCAACTGTTGGGATTGACAAAACCCGAGATTGAGGAACGCTTTGATGATATCGCCAGCTTCGCTGATATTGGCGATTTTATTGATCAACCGGCCAAAACCTACTCCAGTGGCATGTTTGTCCGCCTGGCCTTTGCCGTGGCCACCAGTGTTGATCCTGATATTTTAGTTGTGGATGAAGCCCTCGCGGTGGGGGATGAGGCCTTTCAACGCCGCTGTTTTTCCCGTATTGCAGCCCTGCAATCCCAAGGAAGTACCACCTTATTTGTCTCCCACTCCGCTAGTAAGGTGGTGGAGTTGTGCGATCGCGCCCTCTTACTCGATCATGGAGAAGCCCTCCTAGCTCATGAACCCAAATTCACCATTGACCGCTATCATAAGCTGATTTACGCCCCCCCGGAACGCCTGGAAAGCTTCCGAGAAGAAATTCGCAACACCCCGGATTTACCGCCCGATCTTCCTGAAACCCCAACCCCTGAACCTTCCCCCTCAACAAGCGCTTCAGGGGAAGTTGGCCTCTCGCCGCTAGACGAGGATTTTTATGATCCCAACTTGGTTCCCAAAAACACCATTTCCTATATTCCTCGGGGGGCAAAAATTCTCAATCCTCATATTGAAACCCCCGATGGCCGCATGGTGAATCACATCACCGGCCGTCAGGAGTATGTCTATACGTACCATGTCACCTTCTATAAAACGGCCTATCGCGTTCGTTTTGGGATGTTGGTGAAAACCGTCAGTGGCCTGGAACTTGGGGGAGCATCATTTACGGCGGCCAGTCAGGAAATTGAACGAGTTGATCCCAATACGACGATTGAGGTTCGCTTTGATTTCCGCTGTTTGCTGAATCCGGGGGCCTATTTCCTCAATGCTGGGGTGTCGGGAACGGTGGAGGGCCAGTTTACCTATTTGGCCCGAGGAATTGATATCGCCATGTTCCGGGTTCGCCCTGAACAAGACTCTTTCGCCAGTGGGATTGTGGACTTATTGGTAGACCCCCATTTAAATTTACTCACAGATGAGTCCGTTCCTCGCCCGGGTGAAGCGTTCCCAAGCGACTCCGCCAGGGTAGAATCACTGTAG
- a CDS encoding class I SAM-dependent methyltransferase has protein sequence MTSRFSKLLQSFRRLSSRPRGFESPISDEVPLRLGSHPLHRPHHQGCWETCEIEASGLLRLVGWTRDPVAIPDLLVNRVTIPLLNQYRTYRPDVTPHTQLPFSGITFEYQLPYNATLTEIQLSVAGDRLWHAQGTLTLTAPAYEGLLSCDSVLGRQQIYGEGMPSPVVSEVVMALVEPLPTPILDFGCGMGALLGALRSRDRDAYRDIYGIEIDRPAIRQQLRPDIADCVTLYDGSFPLPYDDGQFASVVSIEVIEHIPHYRQVLEELARVSREQAVFTVPNIDAIPLCFPQQVVPWHLLEATHVNFFNPSSFEKLLLDYFSEVELLQIHPVTVNGTQFYTSVAAICRK, from the coding sequence ATGACGTCTCGGTTTTCTAAACTGCTTCAATCGTTCCGTCGGTTGAGTTCCCGGCCGAGGGGCTTCGAGTCTCCCATCTCTGACGAAGTTCCCTTGAGGTTAGGTTCCCATCCTCTCCATCGTCCCCATCATCAGGGCTGTTGGGAAACCTGTGAAATCGAGGCCTCAGGACTGTTGCGATTGGTGGGCTGGACACGCGATCCAGTGGCGATTCCAGACCTCTTGGTCAATCGAGTCACGATTCCTTTGCTCAATCAGTATCGCACCTATCGCCCGGATGTGACTCCTCACACTCAACTCCCATTTTCCGGCATTACCTTTGAGTATCAACTTCCCTATAATGCGACCCTAACCGAGATTCAGCTCAGTGTTGCCGGCGATCGCCTCTGGCACGCCCAAGGAACGTTAACCCTCACAGCCCCTGCTTATGAGGGCTTGCTGAGCTGTGACTCTGTTTTGGGGCGTCAGCAGATTTATGGTGAAGGGATGCCCTCCCCGGTTGTATCAGAGGTGGTTATGGCGTTAGTTGAGCCACTGCCTACCCCAATTTTAGATTTTGGCTGTGGTATGGGGGCATTACTGGGGGCCTTGCGATCGCGCGATCGCGACGCCTATCGCGACATCTATGGCATTGAAATCGATCGCCCCGCCATTCGCCAGCAGTTACGGCCCGATATCGCCGATTGCGTCACCCTCTATGACGGGAGTTTTCCCCTTCCCTACGACGATGGACAGTTTGCCTCAGTCGTGAGTATTGAAGTCATCGAACATATCCCCCACTACCGCCAGGTACTAGAGGAACTGGCCCGAGTCAGCCGAGAACAGGCAGTATTCACCGTGCCCAACATCGATGCCATTCCCCTCTGTTTTCCCCAACAAGTGGTTCCCTGGCATTTGTTGGAAGCCACCCATGTCAACTTCTTCAACCCCAGCAGTTTTGAGAAACTCCTCTTAGACTATTTTTCAGAGGTAGAACTCCTACAAATCCATCCTGTGACCGTTAACGGAACCCAGTTCTATACCAGTGTCGCCGCCATTTGCCGCAAGTAG
- a CDS encoding bifunctional serine/threonine-protein kinase/formylglycine-generating enzyme family protein, whose product MYNYYLRRLLGVGRFGGVFLAEERVREIMLRELAVKLILYDEDDETNDQLNELKQATHLEHPHLVRAHTAGACELNGMDFLYLVMEKGEYSLQDRIQQQPLSIAETKTLIRHVAAALKYLHQQGKVHRDLKPGNVLWANSSWKLSDFGLIRSLGPQSYVQTASRAGTRVYMPPEAFDSKISPAWDIWSLGIIVVVALTGKFPYQFEDDNQLMKQVMAGNLQRPSLPGELQALVQGCLHRNLQERWTAQQVIDYLDGFKRFEFETAKLEIVKSNIRIERHSRCNVQWREKLPNGVTLEMVKIPGGTFLMGAAQREKNTLVYEYPQHSVTVPEFLMGKHPVTQVQWRAVAQLPQIHRPLALEPSEFKGDTRPVERVSWYDAIEFCARLSQATGQNYCLPSEAEWEYACRAGTTSPFSFGDTLSTDLANYDGNYLYGLGHKGLYRQGTTPVGSFPANGFGLYDMHGNLWEWCLDDWHDSYQEARSDEQPWFDNDNYSYLWKNWQYGLSKILQQNNPKLLRGGSWDDYPRNCRSASRYRETPEIRYRYIGFRVCCAVARTP is encoded by the coding sequence ATGTATAACTACTATCTCAGACGACTCCTCGGGGTGGGGAGATTTGGTGGCGTGTTTCTCGCCGAAGAGCGGGTGCGGGAGATTATGTTACGGGAACTGGCCGTGAAGCTGATTCTTTATGATGAGGATGATGAGACCAATGACCAACTCAATGAGTTAAAGCAAGCCACCCACCTGGAACATCCCCATCTGGTTCGCGCCCACACCGCCGGGGCTTGCGAGTTGAATGGTATGGATTTCCTCTATCTGGTCATGGAGAAAGGGGAGTATTCTCTACAGGACAGGATACAACAACAGCCCCTGTCTATTGCTGAGACGAAAACCCTGATTCGTCACGTAGCAGCGGCGTTAAAGTATCTGCATCAACAGGGGAAAGTGCATCGGGACTTAAAGCCAGGGAATGTTCTCTGGGCTAACTCCTCCTGGAAACTCTCAGATTTTGGCCTAATTCGCAGTTTGGGTCCGCAGAGTTATGTGCAAACGGCCAGTCGTGCTGGAACACGGGTCTATATGCCTCCCGAAGCCTTTGACAGCAAAATTTCCCCGGCTTGGGATATCTGGTCGTTGGGCATTATCGTGGTGGTGGCGCTAACGGGCAAATTTCCCTATCAGTTTGAGGATGATAATCAACTGATGAAGCAGGTGATGGCCGGAAATCTGCAACGTCCCTCATTGCCGGGAGAATTGCAAGCTCTTGTACAGGGCTGTTTGCACCGAAATCTCCAGGAACGCTGGACCGCGCAACAGGTTATCGACTATCTCGACGGGTTTAAACGCTTCGAGTTTGAAACAGCGAAATTAGAGATTGTTAAGTCCAATATTAGGATTGAACGCCACAGCCGTTGCAACGTCCAATGGCGGGAAAAACTCCCCAATGGTGTGACCCTGGAGATGGTGAAGATTCCCGGCGGAACCTTCCTTATGGGAGCCGCTCAAAGGGAAAAAAATACACTTGTCTATGAATATCCCCAGCACTCAGTCACAGTTCCTGAGTTTTTAATGGGGAAACATCCTGTGACCCAGGTGCAGTGGCGTGCCGTGGCTCAGCTGCCTCAAATCCATCGTCCCCTTGCGCTTGAGCCATCAGAGTTCAAAGGAGATACACGCCCAGTTGAGCGAGTCTCATGGTATGACGCCATCGAGTTTTGCGCTCGCTTGAGTCAAGCCACGGGACAAAACTATTGTCTCCCCAGTGAGGCGGAATGGGAATATGCCTGTCGTGCCGGAACCACAAGCCCCTTTTCTTTCGGTGACACCCTCTCCACAGACTTGGCGAACTATGACGGAAACTATCTCTATGGCCTAGGTCACAAAGGATTGTATCGCCAGGGAACCACCCCAGTAGGCAGTTTTCCTGCTAATGGCTTTGGGCTATATGATATGCACGGCAATCTTTGGGAATGGTGTTTAGACGATTGGCACGACAGTTACCAAGAGGCTCGCAGTGATGAGCAACCTTGGTTTGATAACGATAATTATTCGTATTTATGGAAAAATTGGCAATATGGGTTGTCTAAGATACTTCAACAGAACAATCCAAAGCTCCTGCGCGGCGGTTCTTGGGACGACTACCCTAGGAACTGCCGTTCTGCTAGCCGCTACAGGGAGACCCCGGAAATTCGCTACCGCTACATCGGTTTTCGGGTGTGTTGTGCCGTGGCGCGGACTCCTTAG
- a CDS encoding glycosyltransferase, whose protein sequence is MFQPLIITGMHRSGTSLVASLIQAAGVHLGDRFVEADSHNAPGYFEDEDFVQFQRWLLQSITPEEQEGWHDWGWTVSDPIHSQDLTAFDAKAKQLIQDRFHLNQPWGWKDPRTSLLLDFWYRHLPEAKFVFVYRNPWDVADSIRRLQAPVFEEHPDWLLQIWAYYNRHLWDFYRRHGDRSLLVHTNTVLEQPQRFSQLLRDKLQLPLETDLTPERVAQIYQPHLFHTLDVYHPFAESVRQRASRHILWLAELNHLADLPQDLPQDTDSRPSLPLTVSRQLPNLNLAPQTLNIPAVTVVIPVFNQGEFLLEALASVQSCQKPVYEIVIVNDASTDSLTLKVLEYLRQKGFTVVDHFQNQGLAEARNTGFQQAQGRYILPLDADNKIRSDYITKSIEVLDENPDIGVVYGNAEYIGDKQGIWQVPPFDVNRLAVGNYIDACAVVRKSLWEDCGGYDPHIPDKMGYEDWDLWLSAAGRGWQFYHLDEVLFEYRFRRESMVSRCNVPDNRERLMHYLCAKHLDLYVTNFPSIFAKKDSELLAERLQVETLKRQIEELVEERDRSQDDVLHYQTELHQANLELQQMQSQLFPTQAELEARTQERNDLRQETEELHRKLFDALQKKDALAVELDAVKGDLKAVEKYGEDRFEAVHEQLESAHEQMQSVHEHYCQELLRLQQQLQVERSQFQAAQSHLERNLTAHQDVIAAHQATIAAMEATKFWKLRILWFKFKTPLLRLLKRTPEVPPAPATASPYPDPNSDIYRIWLSQNSPRPGDLMRLQREVQQFDYQPTISVVMPVYNTPADYLEQAIESVLAQIYPHWQLCIADDASPQPHVRTTLEKYRQQDERIQVVYRSENGHISQASNSALEVATGEFIALMDHDDLMTPDALFEVVNALNDCPETDMLYSDEDKVDEHNQLKDPFFKPDWCPDSFLSRMYTCHLGVYRRHIIEEIGGFRTGFEGAQDYDLVLRFTEKSDRIVHIPKILYHWRSHPESTASRLASKSYATTAAAKALTEALQRRGEPGIVTPTATGHWIPHYEIRKPGKVSIIIPTKDLASTLNTCLTSIFRLTTYPDYEVIVVDNGSTQRQTQRLFKTWAKRESQRFRVEPLDIPFNYPKLNNFGVSKATGDYLLFLNNDTEISQGDWLTAMVEQGQRPSIGAVGATLLYPDNTIQHAGVVLGIGGVAGHSHKFYPKDAIGYFAQLQTVNNYSAVTAACLLCRREVFDAIGGFEESLSVAFNDVDFCLKMIEKGYRNVCLPHVRLYHYESKSRGQENTPEKQLRFKQEIDYMKHRWGDYLEDDPCYNPHLSREREDYSLTLTSPSLVPVL, encoded by the coding sequence ATGTTCCAACCCCTGATTATTACGGGAATGCACCGTTCGGGAACCTCCCTTGTCGCCTCACTGATTCAAGCGGCTGGGGTTCATTTGGGCGATCGCTTTGTCGAGGCCGATTCCCATAATGCACCCGGCTATTTTGAGGATGAGGATTTTGTGCAGTTCCAGCGTTGGCTGTTACAGTCGATTACGCCGGAGGAGCAGGAGGGATGGCATGATTGGGGTTGGACGGTGAGTGATCCCATCCATAGTCAAGACTTAACCGCCTTTGACGCCAAGGCCAAACAACTAATTCAAGACCGTTTCCATCTCAATCAACCTTGGGGTTGGAAGGACCCTCGTACCAGTTTACTGCTGGATTTTTGGTATCGTCATCTTCCTGAGGCTAAGTTTGTCTTCGTATACCGTAATCCTTGGGATGTAGCCGATTCGATTCGCCGACTCCAGGCCCCCGTGTTTGAGGAACATCCCGATTGGCTGTTGCAAATTTGGGCCTATTATAATCGCCATCTTTGGGATTTTTATCGTCGTCACGGCGATCGCAGCCTCCTGGTTCATACCAACACGGTTCTGGAACAGCCGCAACGATTCAGTCAGTTATTGCGAGATAAACTCCAGCTTCCCCTAGAAACAGATCTCACCCCGGAACGGGTGGCCCAGATTTATCAACCTCATCTGTTCCATACCCTTGATGTTTATCATCCGTTCGCCGAAAGTGTCCGCCAACGGGCCTCTCGCCATATCCTCTGGCTGGCCGAGTTGAATCATCTGGCGGATTTACCCCAGGATCTCCCCCAAGATACGGACAGTCGCCCCAGCCTCCCCCTAACCGTCTCTCGCCAACTCCCGAACCTCAACTTAGCCCCCCAAACCCTCAATATCCCAGCGGTGACGGTAGTGATTCCCGTGTTTAATCAAGGGGAATTTCTCTTGGAGGCGTTGGCCAGTGTGCAAAGCTGCCAAAAACCGGTGTATGAGATTGTAATTGTCAATGATGCCTCAACGGATTCGTTAACATTAAAGGTATTGGAGTATCTACGACAAAAAGGCTTTACGGTGGTAGATCATTTCCAGAATCAAGGGTTGGCTGAGGCGCGAAATACGGGCTTTCAACAGGCACAAGGACGTTATATTTTACCCCTAGATGCAGACAACAAGATTCGCTCAGATTATATTACAAAGTCTATCGAAGTCCTTGACGAAAATCCCGATATCGGCGTGGTTTATGGGAACGCCGAATATATTGGCGACAAACAGGGGATTTGGCAAGTTCCTCCCTTTGATGTGAACCGCTTAGCGGTGGGAAATTATATTGACGCTTGTGCAGTCGTCCGGAAAAGTCTTTGGGAAGATTGTGGCGGTTACGACCCCCATATTCCCGACAAAATGGGCTATGAGGATTGGGATTTATGGCTGAGTGCGGCGGGACGAGGTTGGCAGTTTTATCACCTGGATGAGGTGCTGTTTGAGTATCGCTTTCGCCGGGAGTCGATGGTCAGCCGCTGCAATGTTCCGGATAATCGCGAGCGGTTGATGCACTATCTCTGTGCTAAACATCTGGATTTGTATGTTACGAATTTCCCAAGTATTTTTGCCAAGAAAGATAGTGAGTTATTAGCAGAACGGTTGCAGGTTGAAACTCTAAAACGACAAATTGAGGAGTTGGTTGAGGAGCGCGATCGCAGCCAAGACGATGTCCTTCATTATCAGACTGAACTGCACCAAGCAAACTTAGAATTGCAACAGATGCAGTCGCAGCTATTTCCCACCCAGGCGGAGTTAGAGGCGAGGACTCAAGAACGCAATGACTTACGCCAGGAAACAGAAGAGTTGCATCGAAAACTTTTCGACGCGCTTCAGAAAAAAGATGCTTTAGCCGTTGAACTAGATGCGGTAAAAGGAGATTTAAAAGCCGTTGAAAAATATGGAGAAGACCGATTCGAGGCAGTTCACGAGCAACTTGAGTCAGCTCACGAACAAATGCAATCTGTGCATGAGCATTACTGCCAAGAACTGCTGAGACTACAACAACAATTACAGGTTGAGCGATCGCAATTTCAAGCGGCACAAAGTCATCTAGAACGGAACTTAACGGCCCATCAGGATGTAATTGCCGCCCATCAAGCAACAATTGCGGCCATGGAAGCCACCAAATTCTGGAAATTGCGTATCCTGTGGTTCAAATTCAAAACCCCTCTATTACGCCTCCTCAAACGAACTCCAGAGGTTCCTCCCGCCCCAGCAACGGCGTCGCCCTACCCCGACCCCAATTCCGATATTTACCGCATCTGGTTGAGTCAAAACAGTCCTCGTCCGGGAGATTTAATGCGTTTGCAGCGGGAGGTGCAACAGTTCGACTATCAACCCACCATTAGCGTGGTCATGCCCGTTTATAACACCCCAGCTGACTATCTCGAACAGGCGATCGAATCTGTTTTGGCACAGATTTATCCTCATTGGCAACTCTGCATCGCCGATGACGCCTCCCCGCAACCCCATGTCCGCACCACTCTGGAGAAATATCGCCAACAAGACGAGCGGATTCAGGTCGTCTATCGGTCCGAAAATGGGCATATTTCCCAAGCCTCCAATAGTGCTTTAGAGGTCGCCACAGGGGAATTTATCGCCCTCATGGACCATGACGACCTCATGACGCCCGATGCGTTGTTTGAGGTGGTTAATGCCCTAAACGACTGTCCCGAAACAGATATGCTGTATTCCGATGAGGACAAAGTCGATGAACACAACCAACTCAAAGACCCCTTTTTCAAACCCGATTGGTGTCCCGACTCCTTCCTCTCCCGGATGTACACCTGTCATTTAGGCGTCTATCGCCGCCATATCATCGAAGAGATTGGCGGTTTCCGGACTGGCTTTGAAGGCGCTCAAGACTACGATCTCGTGTTACGCTTTACCGAGAAGAGCGATCGCATCGTCCATATCCCCAAAATCCTCTATCACTGGCGGTCTCACCCCGAATCCACCGCCAGCCGTCTTGCCAGCAAATCCTACGCCACCACCGCCGCCGCCAAGGCCCTCACTGAAGCCCTCCAACGTCGCGGCGAACCGGGAATCGTCACCCCAACCGCCACGGGCCACTGGATTCCCCATTACGAAATTCGTAAACCGGGCAAAGTCAGTATCATCATTCCCACCAAAGACCTCGCCAGTACCCTAAACACCTGTCTGACCTCAATTTTCCGCCTCACCACCTATCCCGATTATGAGGTGATTGTGGTGGACAACGGCAGTACACAACGACAAACCCAGCGTCTATTCAAAACCTGGGCCAAACGAGAATCCCAACGCTTCCGCGTCGAACCCCTCGATATTCCCTTCAACTATCCCAAACTCAACAATTTCGGCGTCTCCAAAGCCACCGGAGACTATCTGCTGTTCCTCAACAACGACACAGAAATCAGCCAAGGAGATTGGCTAACCGCCATGGTGGAACAGGGACAACGCCCCTCCATCGGGGCCGTTGGGGCAACTCTTCTCTATCCCGATAACACCATCCAACACGCCGGGGTTGTTTTAGGGATTGGTGGAGTAGCCGGCCATAGCCATAAATTCTATCCTAAAGATGCGATCGGCTATTTCGCCCAACTGCAAACCGTCAATAACTACTCCGCCGTCACCGCCGCCTGTCTCCTCTGTCGCCGGGAGGTGTTCGATGCCATCGGTGGCTTTGAAGAATCCCTCAGCGTCGCCTTCAACGATGTGGACTTCTGTTTGAAAATGATAGAAAAAGGCTATCGCAACGTCTGTTTACCCCATGTCCGCCTCTATCACTACGAGTCAAAAAGTCGCGGCCAAGAAAACACCCCCGAGAAGCAACTCCGCTTTAAGCAGGAAATCGATTACATGAAACACCGCTGGGGCGACTATTTAGAGGATGACCCCTGTTACAATCCCCACCTCAGCCGCGAACGAGAGGACTACAGCCTCACCCTAACCTCCCCCTCCCTGGTCCCAGTCCTCTAG
- a CDS encoding class I SAM-dependent methyltransferase, translated as MTVNAMTDDAIAQRQQEIIQQYGPWTNHNLRLGGHLYTMSADTCSGAEVKVRRVLQAVRDFCGEDLSRLRVLDLACLEGLYGLELALHGATVVGLEGRESNLAKARFSQEVLHLDNIEFVCDDVRNLSREAYGSFDVVLCIGIFYHLNAPDVFEFAQHIANVSSRLALFDTHVSSTAEQAYEYQGQTYWGRSYAEDHTAWGSIGNEESVWLTRSSLYNLLADVGFDSVYECHQPMVPKYEQMRQEGQADRSTFLALHNPPHPLKTTDLLRNQPRDRYGDGPQ; from the coding sequence GTGACAGTGAATGCTATGACCGATGATGCGATCGCCCAACGCCAGCAGGAGATCATCCAACAATATGGCCCCTGGACGAACCACAATCTCCGCCTGGGAGGTCATCTCTATACCATGTCGGCGGACACCTGTTCTGGGGCGGAAGTGAAGGTCCGCCGCGTCTTACAAGCGGTTCGGGATTTTTGCGGTGAGGATTTATCTCGATTGCGAGTCTTGGATTTAGCCTGTTTGGAAGGCCTCTATGGCTTAGAATTGGCCCTCCATGGGGCGACGGTGGTGGGATTGGAAGGACGAGAGAGTAATTTGGCCAAGGCCCGCTTTAGTCAGGAGGTGCTACACCTCGATAACATTGAGTTTGTCTGTGATGATGTGCGCAACCTCAGTCGGGAAGCCTATGGCAGCTTCGATGTGGTACTCTGTATCGGGATTTTCTATCATCTCAACGCCCCCGATGTCTTTGAGTTCGCTCAGCACATTGCTAATGTCTCCAGTCGTCTGGCCCTATTTGATACCCATGTCAGTTCAACGGCTGAACAGGCCTATGAATATCAGGGACAAACCTATTGGGGACGGTCCTATGCTGAGGATCATACGGCCTGGGGGTCGATTGGCAATGAGGAAAGTGTTTGGCTAACTCGCTCCTCCCTCTATAATCTGTTGGCGGATGTGGGCTTTGATTCGGTATATGAATGTCATCAGCCGATGGTTCCCAAGTATGAACAGATGCGTCAGGAGGGCCAGGCCGATCGCAGTACCTTCTTAGCCCTGCATAATCCCCCTCATCCACTCAAAACCACTGATTTGCTGCGGAATCAACCCCGCGATCGCTACGGCGATGGTCCTCAATAA
- a CDS encoding ABC transporter permease — translation MTSFRRYVEEARWGFKLELLKTLVQRELESRYKGSVLGNLWPLLTQLSQLLIYTYVFSIVLQVRLELSGVPANNFAYGLWLFAGLVPWFAFTTGLSQAASAVVSQTNLVKKVVFPLSLLPLVPVCAAFVESTFGLMILVIFVAIFTQQFHTTLLLMPLLCLPQLLLTSGLGYFTAALTVFLRDIPQTLNVVLNLWFYLTPIVYPVSTIPEGFRSWIFWLNPLAALAEVYRDAIIVGQIQHWGEWAIAGVVASIVFLGGLWSYRKLRPGFADVL, via the coding sequence ATCACCTCCTTTCGGCGTTATGTCGAAGAGGCCCGTTGGGGGTTCAAACTCGAACTCCTCAAAACCCTGGTTCAACGAGAACTCGAATCTCGCTACAAAGGTTCGGTATTGGGGAATCTCTGGCCGCTGCTGACGCAACTGAGTCAACTGCTGATCTACACCTACGTTTTTTCCATCGTCCTCCAAGTTCGCTTAGAACTCTCGGGGGTTCCCGCCAACAACTTCGCCTATGGATTGTGGCTATTTGCGGGCCTAGTCCCTTGGTTCGCGTTTACCACTGGCCTCTCCCAAGCCGCCTCAGCGGTGGTGTCGCAAACCAACTTAGTCAAAAAGGTGGTCTTTCCGCTGAGTTTACTGCCCCTCGTTCCCGTCTGTGCCGCCTTTGTCGAAAGTACCTTCGGCTTGATGATTTTGGTGATTTTTGTGGCTATCTTCACTCAGCAGTTCCATACCACCCTACTGCTCATGCCACTCCTGTGTTTGCCTCAACTTCTCCTCACCTCTGGGTTAGGCTACTTTACCGCCGCCTTGACGGTGTTTTTGCGAGATATTCCCCAAACCCTGAATGTGGTGTTAAATCTCTGGTTCTACCTTACCCCCATTGTCTATCCGGTCAGCACAATTCCTGAAGGCTTCCGAAGTTGGATTTTTTGGCTGAATCCTCTGGCCGCCTTAGCGGAAGTCTATCGAGATGCCATTATTGTGGGACAAATCCAGCATTGGGGTGAATGGGCGATCGCCGGAGTCGTTGCCTCGATTGTCTTTTTGGGGGGATTATGGTCGTACCGTAAACTACGGCCGGGATTTGCTGACGTCTTGTAA
- a CDS encoding M23 family metallopeptidase, translating to MLSRRFLLFTLSLLTSLLVTTACQTTNPPQASRQPDLAPHEIVQPPDPDWMQFIPPIDCTLGDDCFTLLYVDRDPSDNAQDFACGRQTYDGHNGTDFAIPDQVAMEEGVAVIAAADGQVLRLRDGEPDRRLRTAEDIAEIEEQGRECGNGLVMDHGDGWETQYCHLKQNSLVVEPGQQVAQGETLGLVGLSGKTTFPHVHITVRHQGEVIDPFVGVTDETGCNLERRPLWEDPLGYEPTGVLSAGFAAEDLSLDRFWQGYFNDVSLSEDIPLIYFWVHGYGILEGDVEHFRLLDPEETVITDYETTAERSNLNWYNAVGKRNTDQQPILPGTWRGEYELRRGDEVIVSLEREIQVQAVR from the coding sequence ATGCTTTCCCGACGATTCCTCCTCTTCACCCTCTCCCTTCTCACCAGCCTTCTGGTCACCACCGCCTGTCAAACCACCAACCCCCCCCAGGCGAGTCGTCAACCGGACCTAGCCCCCCATGAAATCGTCCAGCCCCCTGACCCGGACTGGATGCAATTCATCCCCCCTATTGATTGCACCCTTGGGGACGACTGTTTCACCCTCCTCTACGTCGACCGCGACCCCAGCGACAACGCCCAAGACTTCGCCTGTGGCCGCCAAACCTATGACGGTCATAACGGCACCGATTTTGCCATTCCTGACCAAGTGGCTATGGAAGAAGGAGTCGCCGTCATCGCTGCGGCCGACGGACAAGTGTTGCGATTACGGGATGGCGAACCCGACCGCCGCCTGAGAACCGCTGAGGACATCGCCGAAATCGAGGAACAAGGACGCGAATGTGGCAATGGTTTAGTGATGGACCACGGCGACGGCTGGGAAACCCAATATTGTCATCTCAAGCAAAATAGTCTTGTGGTCGAACCCGGCCAGCAGGTGGCCCAGGGTGAAACCTTGGGATTGGTGGGCCTCTCAGGAAAAACCACCTTTCCCCATGTTCATATTACCGTTCGCCATCAAGGAGAGGTCATCGACCCCTTTGTTGGCGTAACCGATGAGACGGGGTGCAACTTAGAACGTCGTCCCCTTTGGGAAGACCCCCTCGGCTATGAACCCACAGGGGTTTTAAGTGCTGGCTTTGCGGCGGAAGACTTGTCTCTTGACCGGTTCTGGCAGGGATATTTTAATGATGTGAGTTTGTCTGAGGATATTCCTCTAATTTACTTCTGGGTCCATGGCTATGGCATTTTGGAGGGAGATGTGGAACATTTCCGACTCCTTGACCCCGAGGAAACGGTGATTACGGACTATGAAACGACCGCTGAGCGATCGAATCTCAACTGGTACAACGCGGTGGGAAAACGCAATACTGACCAGCAGCCGATTTTGCCGGGAACCTGGCGTGGGGAGTATGAACTACGCCGAGGTGACGAGGTGATTGTTTCTCTGGAACGGGAGATTCAGGTGCAGGCCGTGCGCTAA